The following coding sequences are from one Cryptococcus deuterogattii R265 chromosome 1, complete sequence window:
- a CDS encoding delta24(24(1))-sterol reductase, whose translation MAVTQDNIRQRKAANLQSDDIANGNSTALLKINAVPTEHGQERDKELDEHQEYEFGGPIGVLAMMLGFPVLMYYLWICLWYYQGSFVYPTSVDDIRPFFHRMWEHIYDGAYPTKFAFITYWGLTAIQLVFAAVMPGMYQNGLPVPSLNYKTLPYKCNALYSWYSTLILAGVLHKTGIYRLPWIIENFGHIMTVSVITSYSVSIIIDVFARVFKYGGGPLRMSGNIFYDHFMGVSLNPRLGIVDLKMFAEVRVPWVLLFLFALSATVKQYEEAGRITYNMIHFLLATGLYINACAKGEQMIPQTWDMFHEKFGWMLIFWNMSGVPMTYVYPAIYMSRAPIESYEFSRLGSFALFSTLMLCYYIFDCSMAQKSVFKMQQQGEYKPRKAFPQLPWAELKNPTYIQTKHGNKLLTSGFWRFARKPNYTADWIQACTWGLTAGFNTIITMWYPIFFLAVLIHRCERDFAKCARKYGDDWDEYCKIVKWKFIPGIY comes from the exons ATGGCTGTCACTCAGGACAATATCCGCCAGCGCAAGGCCGCTAACCTCCAGTCGGACGACATTGCCAATGGAAATTCCACTGCCCTGCTCAAAATCAATGCTGTCCCCACTGAGCACGGACAGGAAAGGGACAAGGAGCTCGACGAGCACCAGGA ATATGAATTTGGGGGACCCATTGGCGTTCTTGCAATGATGCTTGGTTTCCCGGTTTTGATGT ACTACCTCTGGATTTGCCTCTGGTATTACCAGGGAAGCTTTGTTTACCCTACCTCTGTAGATGATATCAggcccttcttccaccgcATGTGGGAGCACATCTACGAC GGCGCCTACCCTACCAAATTCGCCTTTATCACATACTGGGGCCTCACTGCCATCCAGCTCGTCTTTGCGGCTGTTATGCCAGGCATGTATCAAAATGGCCTCCCTGTACCCTCCCTCAACTACAAGACCCTTCCCTACAAGTGCAACGCCCTTTATTCGTGGTATTCTACCCTTATTCTCGCTGGTGTGCTTCACAAGACTGGCATCTACCGTTTACCTTGGATTATTGAAAACTTTGGTCATATCATGACCGTTTCTGTCATTACATCTTACAGTGtgtccatcatcatcgacgTGTTTGCCAGGGTCTTCAAATACGGCGGTGGCCCCCTTCGTATGAGCGGCAACATCTTCTATGACCACTTTATGGGCGTTTCCCTTAACCCTAGACTTGGTATCGTCGACCTCAAGATGTTTGCCGAGGTTCGAGTTCCTTGGGTgttgctcttcttgttcgcCTTGTCTGCGACTGTCAAGCAGTATGAGGAGGCCGGTAGGATCACTTACAACATGATCCACTTTTTGCTTGCTACTGGGTTGTACATCAATGCTTGTGCCAAAGGAGAGCAAATGATTCCCCAAACTTGGGATATGTTCCATGAGAAATTCGGATGGATGTTGATCTTCTGGAACATGTCTGGTGT TCCGATGACCTATGTCTACCCTGCCATCTACATGTCTCGAGCTCCTATCGAGTCTTATGAATTCTCTCGATTGGGATCATTTGCCTTGTTCTCCACTCTTATGCTCTGCTACTACATCTTTGACTGCTCTATGGCACAAAAATCTGTCTTCAAGATGCAGCAGCAAGGCGAGTACAAACCCCGAAAGGCTTTCCCTCAGTTGCCTTGGGCAGAGCTCAAGAATCCGACTTACATCCAGACCAAACACGGCAACAAGCTCCTCACTTCGGGTTTCTGGCGATTCGCGCGAAAACCCAACTACACTGCCGACTGGATCCAGGCTTGTACCTGGGGTCTTACCGCTGGGTTTAATACAATCATTACCATGTGGTaccccatcttcttccttgctgtGTTGATTCACAGGTGTGAGAGGGACTTTGCCAAGTGTGCTAGGAAGTATGGGGATGACTGGGACGAGTATTGCAAGATTGTCAAGTGGAAATTCATCCCTGGTATCTACTAG
- a CDS encoding NADH dehydrogenase (ubiquinone) 1 beta subcomplex 7, protein MTSSTTASQVEMEAARVPLGWRDQCSALLIPLNVCRHKELYMPWKCEDERHGYEKCQYDDYIRRMKQLARQKKEAAEAAAEE, encoded by the exons ATGActtcctcaacaacagcttctcaggtggagatggaagcagcCAGAGTTCCCttgggatggagagatCAATGCTCTGC GCTTCTGATTCCTCTCAACGTCTGCCGACATAAGGAGCTCTACATGCCATGGAAGtgtgaggatgaaagaCACGGTTATGAAAA GTGCCAATACGACGA CTACATTCGCCGGATGAAGCAACTCGCTagacagaagaaggaagctgccgaggctgctgctgaagaaTAA
- a CDS encoding endopeptidase, whose amino-acid sequence MLSFSPTFLFILLSLISHVVVAVPIATSVTQHHLKLRKLPVFRDDEHPVVAFERHYEAAIRRLYSYKRLPPPQRDYFVQLAKERRHMLESDTMLHKRTWTPPSLGKTRSIQSSKRAYWREGGNKPSGISESLPKIHKLAINGTGTAAAAASSTVTASGSNSNGFSQAAADAGNILTNSTSALVQGGLHYTIYSNDIGYLCEVQIGTPPQSFLMLMDTGSADTWVPSTECLPQNCGNHLSLGANVSSTFQKSNRTFEVTYGSGAVSGVIGVDTITVAGMTLDNHPIGVTLQESVQFADDKVPFDGLMGLAMNQLSHQDVPTIVDSLQSTGLIKNAILGIALGRFTDGENDGELVFGQADASKFDPSTTQTLPVTSSDGFWQVSMSAVTIDGQDAVVNRQAILDTGTTLMMAPNDDAIAFHELINGSASIGNGMFSIPCTIEQVVTMTFGNVAFQIDVRDLIFQPITTEFRGSCVSSVSAGTIKNGDTWLLGDSFLKNVYMTTNVNDKTVQLSARMDAPESSSHK is encoded by the exons atgctttctttttcacctACATTCCTTTTTATACTTCTGTCACTCATATCACATGTGGTCGTTGCCGTCCCCATCGCAACTTCCGTGACTCAACATCATTTGAAACTGCGTAAGCTTCCTGTCTTCCGAGACGATGAACATCCAGTTGTGGCGTTTGAGCGACATTATGAAGCTGCCATTCGGCGTCTATACAGTTACA AGCGACTACCTCCGCCTCAGAGAGACTACTTCGTACAGTTGGCTAAGGAAAGA CGTCATATGCTCGAAAGTGATACCATGCTTCACAAGCGTACTTGGACTCCTCCATCGCTTGGGAAAACAAGGTCAATTCAATCCTCAAAGAGGGCGTACTGGCGAGAGGGAGGCAACAAGCCTTCTGGAATCTCTGAATCGCTTCCTAAGATCCATAAGTTAGCCATTAACGGTACTGGTACGGCTGCAGCGGCCGCGAGCAGCACTGTCACTG CTTCCGGATCCAACTCTAATGGATTTAGCCAAGCCGCTGCTGATGCAGGAAACATCCTGACTAATTCTACCAGCGCATTGGTCCAAGGTGGTCTCCATTATACCATTTATTCAAATGACATTG GATATCTCTGCGAGGTCCAGATTGGCACCCCACCTCAGTCTTTCTTAATGCTTATGGACACAGGTAGCGCTGATACATGGGTTCCTTCGAC TGAATGCTTGCCCCAGAATTGTGGTAATCATCTCTCCCTTGGCGCCAACGTAAGCAGCACATTCCAAAAATCCAACCGGACCTTTGAAGTGACCTACGGCTCTGGCGCCGTCTCTGGAGTTATTGGTGTCGATACAATCACTGTTGCTGGCATGACCCTTGACAATCACCCAATAGGTGTAACTCTACAGGAATCTGTTCAATTCGCAGACGATAAGGTACCATTTGACGGACTGATGGGTTTAGCTATGAAT CAACTGTCTCATCAAGACGTGCCTACCATTGTAGACTCTCTTCAATCTACTGGGCTTATTAAAAATGCAATTTTGGGTATCGCTCTCGGACGATTCA CTGATGGCGAGAACGACGGAGAACTTGTATTTGGGCAAGCCGATGCCTCCAAGTTTGATCCTTCTACAACTCAGACGCTGCCGGTTACCTCCAGTGACGGCTTTTGGCAGGTCTCGATGTCAGCAGTGACGATCGATGGGCAGGACGCTGTTGTCAACCGGCAGGCCATCCTTGATACTGGAACCACCCTTATGATGGCACCCAATGATGA TGCCATAGCTTTCCATGAACTGATCAATGGATCAGCAAG CATCGGCAACGGCATGTTTTCTATTCCATGCACCATCGAACAAGTCGTTACCATGACGTTTGGGAATGTGGCGTTCCA AATCGACGTTCGCGACCTCATATTCCAACCCATCACTACTGAATTTCGAGGCAGCTGTGTCTCGTCTGTTTCTGCCGGTACAATTAAAAACGGAGATACATGGCTTCTCGGTGATTCCTTCCTGAAGAATGTGTACATGACTACCAATGTGAACGACAAGACTGTCCAACTTTCAGCCCGCATGGATGCTCCTGAATCCTCGAGCCATAAATGA
- a CDS encoding sterol 3-beta-glucosyltransferase — translation MSPPTSPTSCSLQPPFPPSATAPHPNPPSQHQQAVESLVNAAAQHVAPTCPPTSDESPQMADQAANSADDSLISNRQVPEQEQTETAIIPGTPLDEMEPAKDARAVQFSSSSPASTHEYQAETTARLNEPLTSSRAPSTGSSQIDEWRRPDFGASRDIGSVRMGGASALVSALNALPWEEDDESDDGEDDDEFTDPAGGTSLAVYERKKRPQLSRLGSSLNTIRPMSSSISTHATVPSTSHGSHPTHPIHFPFRQNAIARRARPPGTTELDYQYATSETSTRGMSETGSESSSEGEVPLPKGFVSPPNLIAPSAEGEATGPPDPKLISDRIKKEQQIADEEEQVEILRSSKEQEMRLGKEFVPGKSRGSAELNVDAALREGGSEGEDVIEEQMQTNEAEESLTRKEKLAERLMEVFGLEEREEVLEEMKCWMLRSIMLKGYMYLTKRHICFFANMPNENNLLVKSGPLYKKASRSKLNTKFWVVLKNDVLSWYENTSDPYFPKGNISLQYCHSCEAASGTRFKVRTSERNYTFTADTESSRDEWVKAIQKVMFRTQHEGESIKLIIPLEAVVDVDKSPTLEFTETIEIKCIDAEDQMSIDSYFFASFPNNDHAFSAIQKLVRERPSPPEVPRVSSATTIHVNQEPLDTSHATITRSGTDSSAEKLGMASHLPFRKFASVLKPLISKSSDGEPHEELSEDNHQDDHEASHLPHAEVTSNRQRSEEESDNDDFDGYPPRQVGPPPPSMNDDARNWRPSWIRKPASKLFGSSPSGSFVSSPGRSPMDSSTTVTETGPSLRTRAGRTKQSSVTEVLEPPIQHEEEVSEDEVPTKPSVVDSNSAEAARKRAASLSWTSETSSGSQMVKSKSDFSMLGSESGHSESAETLRKFRTFFALSDKEDLIDHFPGYLYRVLPVSGRFFISTNYFCFRSSQLLYKTKMIIPIRDLYGVKAQKAFRFGHSGLTVVVKGHEEIFIEFRSASRRKACITLLEERMEAVRLSGENNTIDSRKVEVRIMEDLDESTPIEPKSPWPVSSSPLFGSTTSTSFLEFKPEPMKITCLTIGSRGDVQPYIALCKGLQAEGHTTKIATHGEYKEWVEGHGIAFESVGGDPAKLMQMCVDNGMFTVSFLKEGLQKFRGWLDDLLNSSWEACQGSDLLIESPSAMSGIHIAEALRIPYYRAFTMPWTRTRAYPHAFAVPEHGRGGPYNYMTYTMFDQVFWRAISGQVNRWRRNVLGLDATTFDKMEQHKVPFLYNFSPTVVPPPLDWTEWIHVTGYWFLDQADQKQGEKSWTPPEGLTDFIDNAHGEKKKVVYIGFGSIVVSDPEEMTRCVVEAVVNSGVYAILSKGWSDRGSKRGEPKGDSQGADGVKYPPKIFAIDSIDHGWLFPRIDAACHHGGAGTTGASLRAGIPTIIKPFFGDQAFWAERVETLNVGSAIRRLTSQQLAAALIKATTDEKQIFKARVVGEMIRKENGIARAIEAIYRDLEYAKSIIKTPSSTDEKTPEKISSLLHPLITADLGVRRVRSRSRSRSSHGRFSPRRHPVDDDGWSVVTGGSRSRSGSASAVASPERRSLNIGSALGSHVFKAPLLPNPFGKWGGSEGGDDR, via the exons ATGTCCCCACCCACATCCCCCACTTCCTGCTCGCTTCAGCCTCCGTTCCCACCCTCTGCCACGGCCCCACATCCCaatcctccttcccaacACCAGCAAGCCGTTGAGTCACTCGTCAATGCCGCCGCCCAGCATGTCGCCCCAACTTGTCCTCCGACATCCGATGAGTCACCGCAGATGGCAGACCAAGCCGCAAATTCAGCTGATGACTCTTTAATATCGAATCGACAGGTCCCGGAACAAGAACAGACAGAAACTGCGATCATACCGGGGACTCCGCTCGATGAGATGGAGCCAGCGAAGGACGCCCGAGCGGTACAgttctcatcctcttccccgGCATCTACACACGAATATCAGGCAGAGACAACAGCTAGGCTCAATGAGCCACTTACTTCTTCTCGGGCGCCGAGCACAGGTTCTTCCCAGATAGATGAGTGGAGGAGGCCTGATTTTGGTGCTTCTCGAGATATTGGCTCC GTCCGGATGGGAGGCGCTTCAGCTCTTGTATCTGCGCTGAATGCTCTTCcttgggaggaagatgacgagtctgatgatggggaagacgatgatgaattTACAGATCCTGCCGGAGGCACTTCTCTAGCAGTGTATGAGAGGAAAAAACGGCCACAAC TTTCCCGCCTTGGGTCATCTCTAAATACTATTAGACCGATGTCTTCGTCTATCTCGACTCATGCTACAGTGCCTTCTACTTCCCATGGCTCTCATCCCACACATCCcatccatttccctttccGCCAAAACGCTATCGCACGCAGAGCTCGCCCACCTGGCACAACAGAGCTAGACTACCAGTATGCTACTTCCGAGACATCGACTAGAGGGATGAGTGAAACTGGAAGCGAGTCAAGCTCGGAGGGTGAGGTTCCACTCCCAAAGGGCTTTGTCTCTCCTCCCAACCTTATTGCACCAAGTGCGGAAGGCGAAGCTACAGGACCTCCTGATCCCAAGCTAATCAGCGATAGGATAAAAAAAGAGCAACAGAttgcagatgaagaggaacaagTAGAGATTCTCAGGTCTTCCAAGGAGCAAGAAATGAGGCTAGGAAAGGAGTTTGTACCGGGCAAAAGCCGCGGCTCAGCTGAATTAAATGTGGATGCTGCTttgagagaaggtggaagtGAAGGGGAGGATGTGATTGAAGAACAGATGCAGACTAAcgaggcagaggagagCCTcacaaggaaagagaaattgGCGGAACGGCTTATGGAGGTGTTTGGTCttgaagaaagggaagaggtactggaagagatgaaatgtTGGATGCTGAGGAGCATCA TGCTTAAAGGTTACATGTATCTCACGAAGAGGCATATATGTTTTTTCGCCAACATGCCTAATGAGAAT aaccTACTCGTTAAATCTGGTCCTTTATACAAAAAAGCATCCCGTTCAAAACTGAATACAAAGTTCTGGGTTGTACTGAAGAACGACGTCCTTAGTTGGTATGAGAATACCTCGGATCCTTATTTTCCAAAGGGCAACATTTCTCTACAATACTGCCATAGCTGCGAGGCGGCGAGCGGTACTAGGTTCAAAGTAAGGACGTCGGAAAGGAATTACACTTTCACGGCAGATACCGAGTCAAGTAGGGACGAATGGGTCAAAGCAATCCAAAAGGTTATGTTCAGGACGCAACACGAGGGCGAAAGCATAAAG CTCATTATCCCTCTTGAAGCAGTAGTAGACGTGGATAAGAGTCCGACTCTAGAATTCACGGAGACAATAGAG ATCAAATGCATTGACGCGGAAGATCAAATGTCTATCGATAGCTACTTTTTCGCATCATTTCCCAATAATGACCATGCCTTTTCTGCCATTCAAAAGCTTGTGCGCGAACGACCATCGCCGCCTGAAGTCCCCCGCGTATCCTCTGCCACTACAATCCATGTCAATCAAGAGCCCCTTGACACCAGTCATGCTACTATTACACGCAGTGGGACTGATTCCTCAGCTGAAAAGCTCGGGATGGCCAGTCATCTACCTTTCCGGAAATTTGCTTCAGTCCTGAAACCATTGATTTCGAAATCTAGTGATGGGGAGCCGCATGAGGAGCTCAGTGAAGATAATCATCAAGACGATCACGAAGCATCACATTTACCTCATGCAGAAGTCACGTCAAATAGACAGCggtcagaagaggagtctgacaatgatgatttCGATGGCTATCCACCTCGGCAAGTTGGCCCTCCCCCTCCGTCAATGAATGATGACGCTCGTAATTGGAGGCCTTCATGGATTCGTAAACCGGCATCCAAATTGTTCGGTAGCTCTCCAAGCGGCTCATTCGTCTCCAGCCCTGGCCGGTCGCCCATGGATAGTTCGACTACTGTCACCGAGACAGGTCCTAGCTTACGTACACGAGCTGGTCGGACAAAGCAATCATCCGTGACAGAAGTGCTAGAGCCTCCTATTCAAcatgaagaggaggtcAGTGAGGACGAAGTACCAACCAAACCTTCCGTTGTAGACAGTAATTCAGCGGAGGCAGCGAGAAAGAGGGCGGCAAGTTTATCATGGACATCGGAAACCTCTAGTGGAAGTCAAATGGTCAAGAGTAAATCGGACTTTTCAATGCTGGGTTCTGAAAGCGGGCATAGTGAGAGCGCGGAGACGCTAAGAAAGTTTAGGACGTTCTTTGCATTGAGTGACAAGGAGGATTTGATTGATC ACTTTCCTGGCTATCTTTATCGAGTGCTGCCTGTATCAGGACGGTTTTTCATCTCCACAAATTATTTTTGCTTCCGATCATCCCAACTGCTTTATAAGACAAAG ATGATTATTCCGATCCGCGACCTTTACGGCGTCAAAGCGCAGAAAGCCTTCCGCTTTGGACATTCCGGTCTCACTGTAGTCGTTAAAGGACACGAAGAAATTTTCATTGAGTTCCGCTCCGCCAGTCGTCGAAAGGCCTGTATCACCCTCCTTGAAGAACGTATGGAGGCTGTCCGTCTCAGTGGAGAAAACAATACCATTGACTCTCGAAAGGTTGAAGTACGCATAATGGAGGATCTTGACGAGTCTACACCGATTGAACCCAAGTCCCCTTGGCCCGTgtcatcttcccctctgTTTGGTTCCACAACCTCTACCTCATTTTTGGAGTTTAAACCTGAACCAATGAAGATCACTTGCTTGACTATTGGTAGCCGAGGAGATGTCCAGCCTTATATCGCTTTGTGCAAAGGATTACAGGCAGAAGGCCACACTACCAAAATTGCTACTCACGGAGAGTACAAAGAATGGGTTGAAGGA CATGGCATTGCCTTCGAAAGCGTTGGTGGTGATCCTGCAAAACTCATGCAAATGTGTGTAGACAATGGGATGTTCACGgtctctttcctcaagGAAGGTCTCCAAAAG TTCCGAGGGTGGTTGGATGACCTGCTCAATTCGTCATGGGAAGCTTGTCAAGGATCTGACTTATTGATTGAGTCTCCAAGCGCAATGAGCGGCATCCATATCGCAGAGGCATTGAGAATACCTTATTACCGAGCTTTCACG ATGCCTTGGACCCGAACCAGAGCCTACCCC CATGCATTTGCTGTTCCTGAACATGGTCGTGGAGGCCCATATAACTATATGACTTACACAATGTTCGATCAAGTTTTCTGGCGAGCAATCTCAGGACAGGTGAATCGGTGGAGACGCAATGTTCTCGGCCTTGATGCCACCACATTTGACAAAATGGAGCAGCACAAGGTTCCGTTCTTATACAACTTCTCGCCTACTGTGGTGCCGCCTCCTCTTGATTGGACAGAGTGGATTCATGTCACTGGATACTGGTTCCTGGATCAAGCGGACCAGAAGCAGGgggagaagagttggaCACCTCCAGAAGGCCTCACGGACTTCATTGACAACGCGCAtggggagaaaaagaaagtaGTATACAT CGGGTTTGGCTCGATCGTCGTGTCTGATCCAGAAGAAATGACTCGCTGTGTTGTGGAAGCAGTAGTGAATAGCGGCGTGTACGCAATCTTATCAAAGGGCTGGTCTGATCGAGGGTCGAAAAGAGGGGAGCCCAAAGGGGATTCACAGGGAGCTGATGGTGTCAAATATCCTCCTAAAATTTT TGCCATCGATTCCATAGACCATGGCTGGCTGTTCCCAAGAATTGATGCCGCTTGCCATCATGGTGGTGCTGGGACAACGGGCGCAAGCTTAAGGG CTGGTATT CCTACGATTATCAAACCGTTCTTCGGCGATCAAGCTTTCTGGGCAGAACGGGTCGAAACTCTAAATGTCGGCTCCGCCATTCGCAGGTTGACTTCTCAACAACTTGCGGCTGCTTTAATCAAGGCGACTACCGATGAGAAACAGATTTTTAAAGCGAGAGTAGTTGGCGAAATGATcaggaaggaaaatggtATCGCAAGGGCTATAGAAGCCATTTACCGTGATTTG GAATACGCCAAATCAATCATAAAAACCCCATCATCTACCGATGAGAAGACTCCCGAGAAAATCTCTagtctccttcatcctctaaTCACAGCTGACCTTGGCGTTCGTCGGGTACGTTCACGATCGCGCTCCCGTTCTTCACATGGTAGATTTTCTCCGCGTCGTCACCcagtggatgatgatggttggTCAGTTGTCACTGGTGGTAGTCGAAGTCGCAGCGGCAGTGCTAGTGCTGTGGCCAGTCCTGAACGCCGTTCACTGAACATTGGATCTGCACTTGGAAGTCATGTTTTTAAAGCGCCCTTATTACCGAATCCATTTGGGAAATGGGGAGGCTCGGAGGGAGGGGACGACAGATAG